One genomic window of Candidatus Trichorickettsia mobilis includes the following:
- a CDS encoding YihY/virulence factor BrkB family protein, translating to MKKIISCLYQAAVRTIDHDGVEHAGYMSFMILLSIFPFLIFFLALTSFVGASELGQNFIDFLLVNMPENTTDIIKSRLNELSKIPPQSLLTLAIVGSIWTASSFVECLRTILNRVHEITSPPTYIRRRLLSIVQFLIISLLITFTMFLLVIIPIGLAKIPSILEIVKGYESVLNLFRYSFILIALFISISTLYYIIPNVSINFVDVLPGSVLTVFLWVVSGHLLSSNIIYYNQLSVVYGSLGSIIVTLIFFYIINMLFIYGAEFNYLLMKNRAIA from the coding sequence ATGAAAAAAATTATCAGCTGCTTGTATCAAGCGGCAGTAAGAACTATAGACCATGATGGAGTCGAACATGCTGGGTATATGTCATTTATGATATTATTATCTATCTTTCCATTCTTGATTTTTTTTCTAGCGTTGACAAGTTTTGTTGGAGCCTCGGAATTAGGGCAGAATTTCATTGATTTTTTACTGGTAAATATGCCTGAAAACACCACTGATATTATTAAAAGCAGACTAAATGAATTGAGTAAAATTCCACCGCAAAGCCTGCTAACTCTAGCTATCGTCGGCAGTATCTGGACTGCATCGTCATTTGTCGAATGTTTACGCACAATATTAAATCGAGTACATGAAATTACCTCGCCACCAACTTATATAAGACGTCGATTACTTAGCATTGTGCAATTCTTAATAATTAGTCTATTAATTACATTTACGATGTTTTTATTAGTAATTATACCAATAGGTTTGGCCAAGATACCTAGTATATTGGAAATTGTTAAAGGTTATGAATCAGTATTAAATCTTTTTAGGTACAGTTTTATCTTAATTGCACTTTTTATCAGTATTTCTACTTTATATTATATTATACCAAATGTAAGCATAAATTTTGTTGATGTGCTGCCGGGATCAGTATTAACAGTATTTCTTTGGGTAGTTAGTGGACATTTATTATCCAGCAATATTATTTATTATAATCAATTGAGTGTAGTATACGGTTCTTTGGGAAGCATCATTGTAACTTTAATCTTTTTTTATATAATTAATATGCTTTTTATTTATGGAGCAGAGTTTAATTATTTATTGATGAAGAATAGAGCTATTGCATGA
- a CDS encoding YaaA family protein, which translates to MISIISPAKSLDLKSTVTLSTATEPLFTEQTTQLVEIIQQLSVSQLQQLMNVSDKIAELNYRRFSDFADLPVKQAIFAYDGDLYKKIDKAAIGATQADFLQQHILIISGLYGALRPLDYIKPYRLEMSQLLPNTNLYDFWQTTITTHINLLLEQHQTPYLINLSSMEYANVIDKNLLIYPMTNIYFKEEHNGKLRIIGLNAKKARGLMIDFIIKNAIDTLEVLKTFIGGGYQFNAHVSSEFDWVFIKK; encoded by the coding sequence ATGATCAGTATAATTTCACCGGCAAAATCATTAGACTTGAAATCTACCGTTACACTATCAACAGCCACAGAACCTCTATTTACTGAACAAACCACTCAATTAGTAGAAATTATCCAGCAATTATCGGTATCTCAGTTACAACAATTAATGAATGTCAGCGATAAAATTGCTGAATTGAACTACCGCAGATTCTCTGATTTTGCTGATCTACCGGTCAAGCAAGCAATATTTGCGTATGATGGTGATTTATATAAAAAGATAGATAAAGCAGCAATTGGAGCTACGCAAGCAGATTTTCTGCAACAACATATTCTTATTATCTCAGGATTATACGGAGCTTTGAGACCACTAGATTATATTAAACCATATCGACTTGAAATGTCACAACTATTGCCGAATACTAATTTATACGATTTCTGGCAAACTACCATCACCACACATATTAATTTGTTGCTGGAACAACACCAGACACCATATTTAATTAATTTGTCTTCCATGGAATATGCTAATGTAATCGATAAGAATCTACTTATTTATCCGATGACAAATATTTATTTTAAAGAAGAGCACAATGGTAAATTACGAATAATCGGTCTAAACGCCAAGAAAGCTCGAGGTTTAATGATTGATTTTATCATTAAAAATGCTATTGATACACTGGAAGTACTAAAAACATTTATTGGCGGCGGATACCAGTTTAATGCACATGTATCTTCAGAATTTGATTGGGTGTTTATTAAAAAGTAG
- a CDS encoding glutamine synthetase, producing MLNTHINSIAKLSDHLQKHKLLEYIATQFIREYKLIPCIGVEIEFYLSDQINIVEFENRLGISIKKEKGKNQFEIDLAPTTELINYIQQINSLRVNISNIASQLNGHADFRSKPFIDDYGNAMHFHISFIDTLHYYPCTGKQLKTDERFFTHAARSLCHFMLDSLLIFLPEEEDYLRLNRRFMAPTHVSFGGNNRTVAVRIPDSLPRRLEHRLASSLVNPYIAIFTILKSIYRGLQDPQTIKNISKVYGNAFDEQYNLTPLPISRKHAQEIFDLSFFLSEAV from the coding sequence ATGTTAAATACACATATTAATTCTATAGCAAAATTATCAGATCACTTACAAAAACACAAGCTGTTAGAATATATAGCCACTCAATTTATCAGGGAATATAAGCTAATCCCATGCATTGGTGTGGAAATAGAATTTTACTTAAGTGATCAAATCAATATTGTTGAATTTGAAAATAGGCTGGGTATCAGCATAAAAAAAGAAAAAGGTAAAAATCAATTTGAAATAGATTTGGCGCCAACTACAGAGTTAATAAACTATATTCAGCAAATAAATTCTCTTCGAGTTAATATCAGTAACATCGCCTCGCAATTAAATGGTCATGCAGATTTTCGTAGCAAGCCTTTTATTGACGATTATGGTAATGCCATGCATTTTCATATAAGTTTTATTGATACACTTCATTATTATCCCTGTACGGGGAAGCAATTGAAAACAGATGAGCGTTTTTTTACGCACGCAGCCAGAAGTCTATGTCACTTTATGCTTGATAGTTTACTGATTTTTCTGCCAGAAGAAGAGGATTATTTACGCTTAAATAGAAGATTTATGGCACCAACGCACGTGTCATTTGGTGGTAATAACCGGACGGTAGCCGTCAGAATACCTGATTCACTACCTAGAAGACTTGAGCATCGGCTTGCAAGCTCATTGGTTAACCCTTATATTGCCATTTTTACTATTCTAAAATCAATATATCGTGGCTTACAAGATCCACAAACTATTAAAAATATATCTAAAGTATATGGCAATGCTTTTGATGAACAATATAATCTGACGCCATTACCAATAAGTCGTAAACATGCTCAAGAAATTTTTGACCTTTCGTTTTTTTTAAGTGAGGCTGTTTAA
- the ccmC gene encoding heme ABC transporter permease CcmC, translated as MLKLLNPYFFSKFTARLVPILLCMLIVSLTFGLYQALIVSPADYQQGEMVRMMYIHVPAAWMSLTIYSFIAICSLVNLVWNTKLSYLLAIAAAVPGAAFALITLVTGSLWGKPIWGAWWVWDARLTSMLILLILYLSYLAVVNSGDNISRAEKPAAVIALIGFINVPIVKFSVDIWYSLHQPASVLRLGSPTIHSSMLLPLMLMFISFVCYFLLILFIRTQILLNQLKLNRMLR; from the coding sequence ATGCTGAAATTATTAAATCCATATTTCTTTTCTAAATTTACAGCGCGCTTGGTGCCTATTTTATTGTGTATGCTAATAGTGTCCTTAACCTTTGGTCTGTATCAAGCTCTAATAGTATCACCGGCTGATTATCAACAAGGAGAAATGGTGAGAATGATGTATATTCATGTACCGGCAGCATGGATGTCTCTGACAATATATAGTTTTATTGCCATTTGTAGTTTAGTCAATCTAGTGTGGAATACCAAATTATCATATTTGTTAGCCATTGCTGCCGCTGTACCTGGCGCTGCCTTTGCTTTGATTACTCTGGTTACCGGCTCTTTATGGGGAAAACCAATATGGGGAGCCTGGTGGGTATGGGATGCAAGATTGACCTCAATGTTAATCTTGCTAATTTTATATCTTAGTTACTTGGCGGTGGTCAATAGTGGTGACAATATCTCTAGAGCTGAAAAACCAGCCGCGGTAATTGCGCTTATAGGTTTTATCAATGTACCAATTGTAAAATTTTCTGTAGATATATGGTATAGCTTACATCAACCAGCAAGCGTTTTACGATTAGGTAGCCCAACGATTCATAGTTCAATGTTATTACCGTTAATGTTGATGTTTATCAGCTTTGTATGTTATTTCTTACTAATATTGTTTATAAGAACTCAAATTTTGTTAAATCAACTAAAATTAAATAGGATGCTGCGATGA
- the pgeF gene encoding peptidoglycan editing factor PgeF, with protein sequence MLKELVTDKVYYRIFDREFTESSHVYAKYKSNSNEAEIDNNLKVILAELAVDNILILNQTHGNTVIDADIIQSISEHEPEGDAAITTTNNLALAIQTADCAPVLLYCTKGKVIGVAHCGWKSAKADIIINLVEQMRLTGADAIAAVIGPAIQQSSYEVDQQYYQDFVNQQSNYQRFFIPSTKADHYMFDLPSFVEMKLLASGVNQITKISEDTYTSPAKYPSYRRSCHLGKSLQHSILSTIILK encoded by the coding sequence ATGCTTAAAGAATTAGTAACTGATAAAGTATATTATCGAATTTTTGATCGAGAATTTACTGAGTCTAGCCATGTTTATGCAAAATACAAATCTAATAGCAATGAAGCTGAAATAGATAATAATTTAAAAGTAATATTAGCAGAATTAGCAGTAGATAATATTTTAATCTTAAACCAAACTCATGGAAATACAGTAATTGATGCTGACATCATACAGAGCATCAGCGAACATGAACCTGAAGGAGATGCTGCAATTACTACTACCAATAATTTGGCATTAGCAATACAAACAGCAGATTGTGCTCCAGTGTTACTCTATTGCACTAAAGGAAAAGTAATTGGAGTGGCACATTGCGGTTGGAAAAGTGCGAAAGCAGATATAATCATCAATTTGGTCGAGCAAATGCGACTAACAGGAGCGGATGCAATTGCCGCTGTTATTGGTCCGGCTATCCAACAATCTTCATATGAGGTTGATCAACAATATTATCAAGATTTTGTTAACCAGCAGTCAAATTATCAGCGATTTTTTATTCCGTCAACCAAAGCTGACCATTATATGTTTGATTTACCATCATTTGTAGAAATGAAGTTATTAGCATCCGGAGTTAATCAAATCACTAAAATATCAGAAGATACCTATACTTCTCCTGCTAAATATCCAAGTTACAGAAGATCTTGTCATTTAGGCAAGAGTTTACAACATAGTATATTATCAACAATAATCCTTAAGTAA
- a CDS encoding helix-turn-helix transcriptional regulator, with the protein MARKNNYIQEVDRFIGDKIYALRLAKGLSRQQLSEVIGVTHQQLQKYEKGTNRISVGRLVLIAKALNKTTEYFYNGLDDQNTEPMLTQHQRMCIEVSRNFMRIRSAEHQNAINALVKSLVKESA; encoded by the coding sequence ATGGCTAGAAAAAATAATTATATTCAAGAAGTTGATCGCTTTATTGGTGACAAAATTTATGCATTAAGATTAGCCAAAGGCTTATCTAGACAGCAACTCTCAGAAGTAATTGGCGTTACTCATCAACAATTACAAAAATATGAAAAAGGTACTAATAGAATTTCTGTTGGCAGATTAGTACTAATTGCCAAAGCATTAAATAAAACTACAGAATATTTCTACAATGGACTGGACGATCAAAATACGGAACCAATGCTGACTCAGCATCAACGTATGTGTATTGAAGTATCCAGAAATTTTATGAGAATACGTAGTGCTGAGCACCAAAATGCAATAAACGCACTAGTTAAATCTTTAGTTAAAGAATCAGCATAA